In Bordetella holmesii ATCC 51541, the following proteins share a genomic window:
- a CDS encoding transposase family protein, protein MLDRKTIERLGGWEGYRVERVVWPEGESRTVTIYLKPSARTMHCEHCGNRCRQVHETTTRRVRDLPLMALRVTLVVPRRRVWCEQCGGPYLERLSWLGRYQRVTDRLAEAVSQLLESSNILAVARFFQLGWHTVKALDKALLRRAIQEPDWSQIHYLAMDEFALHKGHRYATVVVDPIRRQVLWIGDGRSRETARAFFEQLPTGVAQQIRAVAIDMTTAYELEIQANCPNAEIVYDLFHVVAKYGREVIDRVRVDQANQLRHDKPARRVIKSSRWLLLRNRKNLDPCQSVKLDELLQANQPLLTAYLMRDELKQLWFYQHPGYARQAWDHWLQQAQGSGIAALAHFALKLKAYLHGILSRCRHRLNTSIVEGINNTIKVIKRRAYGYRDQEYFFLKIRSAFPGIPR, encoded by the coding sequence ATGCTGGACCGCAAGACGATCGAGAGGTTGGGTGGGTGGGAAGGTTATCGGGTGGAGCGGGTCGTGTGGCCTGAAGGTGAGAGCCGGACGGTCACGATTTACCTGAAGCCTTCAGCGCGAACGATGCACTGCGAGCACTGCGGCAACCGATGTCGGCAGGTGCATGAGACGACCACGCGCCGGGTGCGGGATCTGCCGCTAATGGCGCTGCGAGTGACGCTGGTAGTGCCGCGTCGGCGGGTCTGGTGCGAGCAGTGCGGTGGACCGTATCTGGAGAGGCTGAGCTGGCTGGGCCGTTACCAGCGAGTGACCGACCGGCTGGCCGAGGCGGTCAGCCAGTTGCTTGAGTCCAGCAACATTCTGGCCGTGGCGCGCTTCTTCCAACTGGGTTGGCACACGGTCAAGGCGCTGGACAAGGCCCTGCTGCGACGGGCGATCCAAGAGCCGGACTGGAGCCAGATCCACTACCTAGCGATGGACGAGTTCGCTCTACACAAGGGCCATCGTTATGCCACGGTCGTTGTCGATCCGATCCGCCGTCAGGTGCTATGGATCGGTGATGGCCGCTCGCGCGAGACGGCCAGAGCCTTCTTCGAACAACTGCCAACTGGGGTTGCCCAGCAGATCCGGGCCGTAGCGATCGACATGACGACGGCCTATGAGCTGGAGATCCAGGCCAACTGCCCCAACGCCGAGATCGTCTACGACCTGTTCCACGTCGTGGCCAAGTACGGCCGTGAAGTGATAGACCGGGTGCGTGTAGACCAAGCGAACCAGTTGCGGCACGACAAGCCGGCCCGCCGGGTGATCAAGTCCAGTCGCTGGCTACTGCTGCGCAATCGCAAAAACCTCGATCCGTGCCAATCGGTAAAGTTGGACGAGTTGCTCCAGGCCAACCAGCCCTTGCTCACCGCTTATCTGATGCGCGATGAGCTCAAACAGCTGTGGTTCTACCAACACCCCGGCTACGCCCGCCAGGCATGGGATCACTGGCTGCAACAGGCTCAGGGCAGCGGCATCGCCGCCTTGGCTCACTTCGCGCTCAAGCTAAAAGCCTATCTGCACGGGATTCTGTCTCGCTGTCGCCACCGGCTCAACACCAGCATCGTCGAGGGCATCAACAACACCATCAAAGTCATCAAGCGCCGCGCCTACGGCTACCGCGATCAGGAGTACTTCTTCCTCAAGATCCGGTCTGCATTCCCCGGTATTCCTCGATGA
- a CDS encoding methyl-accepting chemotaxis (MCP) signaling domain protein, with amino-acid sequence MAKNLRVATALTATMVVFVFLFVAAAAAGVLALRANRTHIEALGRGNIERANELSDTSARLFQARAQLADAKTFMEGGLEEDRNAALARADALLKLAAQSAQRLRENPDEDDPGYAAVLAAYATLADKALWPLAAAIKGWNGIQANQLSDKILPTATQGYVSAVDVYQAHAREQGRQMLHQAGLMVDRMALGALALLLLVLALALMIRLAFRRAVLRPLTEAGRHFERIADGDLTAGIANRGDNEIGVLYSAMGRMQGGLTQAVASVRSGVEAIHDGVGEIAAGAGDMSNRAARQAAILQETAASMTGLANTVSQTARNADLASGQAEGAARLARDGGLAVQNAVQSMQGISASAARIGEIVGVVDSIAFQTNILALNAAVEAARAGEQGKGFAVVAAEVRSLAQRSAQAAREIKGLIEESRERVAAGSRQVEQAGQTMDAMVSAVDSVMRLVSDISHASAEQAEGISAISNAVAEVDRDTQENAAMAEQTAAAAMELETQAQSLREAVAVFRLRGGQGSSAAVRSDRRSVGLEHHGQVPFLDLVLDVGSR; translated from the coding sequence ATGGCTAAGAATCTGCGGGTCGCGACGGCCCTGACCGCCACCATGGTGGTTTTCGTTTTTCTTTTCGTCGCGGCTGCCGCGGCGGGGGTGCTCGCGCTACGCGCCAACCGGACGCACATCGAGGCGCTGGGCCGGGGCAACATCGAGCGGGCCAATGAGTTGAGCGACACGTCAGCGCGTCTGTTTCAGGCACGGGCCCAGTTGGCCGATGCCAAGACCTTCATGGAAGGCGGGCTCGAAGAGGACCGCAATGCGGCGTTGGCGCGCGCCGATGCGTTGCTGAAGCTGGCAGCGCAAAGCGCCCAGCGTCTGCGCGAGAACCCCGATGAGGACGACCCCGGTTATGCCGCTGTCCTGGCCGCTTATGCCACGTTGGCGGACAAAGCGCTATGGCCGTTGGCAGCGGCCATCAAAGGCTGGAATGGCATCCAGGCAAATCAATTGAGCGACAAGATCCTGCCCACCGCCACGCAAGGCTATGTCAGCGCGGTCGACGTCTATCAGGCCCATGCACGCGAGCAGGGACGGCAGATGCTGCATCAAGCCGGCCTGATGGTCGACCGGATGGCGCTTGGCGCATTGGCTCTGTTGCTTCTGGTTCTGGCCCTGGCATTGATGATCCGGCTGGCCTTTCGGCGCGCGGTCTTGCGCCCCCTGACGGAGGCAGGCCGGCATTTCGAGCGCATCGCCGACGGCGACCTGACTGCGGGAATCGCCAACCGCGGTGACAACGAAATCGGGGTTCTCTATTCGGCCATGGGACGCATGCAGGGCGGACTGACGCAGGCGGTGGCCAGTGTGCGCAGTGGTGTGGAGGCGATTCATGACGGAGTGGGTGAGATCGCGGCGGGCGCGGGCGACATGTCCAATCGTGCCGCGCGACAAGCCGCCATCCTGCAGGAAACCGCTGCCAGCATGACTGGCCTGGCCAATACCGTCAGCCAGACCGCTCGCAATGCCGACTTGGCCAGCGGCCAGGCCGAAGGTGCGGCGCGTCTGGCCAGGGATGGCGGCCTGGCCGTGCAGAACGCCGTCCAGAGCATGCAGGGGATTTCCGCCTCGGCGGCACGCATCGGCGAAATCGTCGGCGTGGTTGACAGCATTGCTTTTCAGACCAACATTCTGGCGCTCAATGCCGCCGTGGAAGCAGCCAGAGCCGGCGAGCAGGGCAAGGGTTTCGCGGTGGTGGCGGCTGAGGTGCGCTCGTTGGCGCAGCGCAGCGCCCAGGCGGCGCGCGAGATAAAGGGGCTGATTGAGGAGTCGCGCGAGCGCGTGGCCGCCGGATCTCGGCAGGTGGAGCAGGCCGGGCAAACCATGGATGCCATGGTCTCGGCCGTCGACAGTGTCATGCGATTGGTCAGCGATATCTCCCATGCCAGCGCTGAACAGGCCGAGGGGATTTCCGCCATCAGTAACGCTGTGGCAGAGGTGGATCGAGACACTCAGGAAAATGCCGCCATGGCCGAACAGACGGCGGCGGCGGCCATGGAGCTGGAAACTCAGGCCCAGTCCTTGCGCGAGGCGGTAGCAGTGTTCCGGCTGCGCGGCGGACAGGGCAGCAGCGCAGCCGTGCGGTCAGATCGCCGGTCGGTAGGTCTCGAGCACCATGGGCAGGTCCCCTTTCTTGACCTTGTGCTTGACGTGGGCAGCCGCTGA
- a CDS encoding bacterial regulatory helix-turn-helix, lysR family protein: protein MATYFDLTDLQLMVHIGDWHSLTRAAEKTHLSLPAASTRVKNLEEHLGTQLLYRTSQGVTLTPSGEALTRHARTVMQQIEQLRGDMQEFARGVKGHVRVLANTTASTEFMPAVLARYLAVHPDVNVELRERLSYLIVRAVADGSADIGVVAGCAPDPKLQFIPYRNDRLVLVTGSRHPLAVEDAVPFADTLGFDYVGLSEWSAIHPFLVQAAAGLGRTFRFRVEVGNFEAACRMIESGVGIGVVPESVALRYARVLDIAVVPLTDTWSLRQLHICVRDLEALPVFARELVQTMIDDVPASKPLV, encoded by the coding sequence ATGGCCACGTATTTTGACCTCACGGACCTGCAGTTGATGGTCCATATCGGAGACTGGCACAGTTTGACCAGAGCCGCCGAGAAAACTCATCTCTCGCTGCCAGCGGCCAGCACCAGGGTCAAAAATCTCGAAGAGCATCTCGGCACGCAACTGCTCTACCGGACCAGCCAGGGCGTGACGTTGACGCCCTCCGGAGAGGCGCTGACGCGTCACGCACGTACGGTGATGCAGCAAATAGAGCAGTTGCGCGGCGATATGCAGGAGTTCGCCCGGGGCGTAAAAGGCCACGTGCGTGTACTGGCCAACACGACGGCAAGTACGGAGTTCATGCCGGCAGTACTGGCCCGTTATTTGGCGGTGCATCCGGACGTCAACGTGGAGCTGCGCGAACGGCTGAGCTACCTTATCGTACGGGCGGTGGCCGACGGTTCCGCCGACATCGGCGTGGTGGCCGGATGCGCCCCGGATCCCAAGCTGCAATTTATTCCCTACCGCAATGACAGACTGGTGCTGGTGACAGGGAGCCGCCATCCGCTGGCAGTTGAAGATGCCGTGCCGTTTGCCGACACGTTGGGGTTTGACTATGTTGGCCTGTCGGAGTGGAGCGCTATTCATCCATTTCTGGTGCAGGCGGCTGCCGGGCTGGGGAGGACCTTCCGCTTCCGGGTCGAGGTAGGCAATTTCGAGGCCGCCTGTCGCATGATAGAAAGCGGCGTAGGGATAGGGGTCGTCCCGGAGTCTGTGGCATTGCGCTACGCGCGCGTGCTGGATATTGCCGTCGTGCCGCTGACGGATACGTGGAGCCTGCGGCAGTTGCATATCTGCGTGCGTGACCTGGAAGCTTTGCCCGTTTTTGCGCGCGAGTTGGTGCAAACCATGATCGATGACGTCCCGGCGAGCAAGCCTTTGGTGTGA
- a CDS encoding acyl-CoA dehydrogenase, C-terminal domain protein — translation MGVTEPTTGTDTTRIKTTAVKRGDRYVINGQKVWISRVQHSDLMILLARTTPLEQVTRKSEGMSIFLVDLHHAVKHGMQVRPIPNMVNHETNELFFDNLEIPAENLIGEEGKGFKYILDGLNAERTLIAAECIGDGYWFVDKVTAYAKERVVFGRPIGQNQGVQFPIARAHINVEAASLMRFEAARRFDAHQPCGAQANMAKLLAADASWEAANACLQFHGGFGFANEYDVERKFREIRLYQVAPISTNLILSYVAEHVLGLPRSF, via the coding sequence ATGGGGGTGACCGAACCCACGACCGGCACCGATACCACTCGCATCAAGACCACCGCCGTCAAGCGCGGCGACCGCTATGTGATCAATGGCCAGAAGGTCTGGATCTCCCGGGTGCAGCATTCGGATCTGATGATTCTGCTTGCCCGCACGACCCCGCTGGAACAGGTGACCCGCAAATCCGAAGGCATGTCCATTTTTCTGGTGGACCTGCACCATGCCGTCAAACACGGCATGCAGGTGCGGCCCATCCCGAACATGGTCAACCATGAGACCAATGAGCTCTTCTTCGACAACCTGGAAATCCCCGCGGAGAACCTCATCGGTGAGGAAGGCAAAGGTTTCAAATATATTTTGGATGGATTGAATGCCGAACGCACGCTGATTGCCGCCGAGTGCATCGGCGACGGTTACTGGTTCGTGGACAAAGTCACTGCCTACGCCAAGGAGCGGGTGGTCTTTGGCCGGCCGATTGGCCAGAACCAGGGCGTGCAGTTTCCCATCGCGCGCGCGCACATCAACGTCGAGGCGGCCAGCCTGATGCGTTTTGAAGCCGCCCGCCGCTTCGATGCGCACCAGCCCTGCGGCGCTCAGGCCAATATGGCCAAGCTGCTGGCCGCGGATGCCTCCTGGGAGGCGGCCAACGCCTGCCTGCAGTTCCACGGCGGTTTCGGCTTTGCCAACGAGTATGACGTCGAGCGCAAGTTCCGCGAGATACGCCTCTACCAGGTCGCACCGATCTCGACCAACCTCATCCTCTCCTATGTCGCCGAGCATGTGCTGGGCCTGCCTCGCTCCTTCTGA
- a CDS encoding acyl-CoA dehydrogenase, N-terminal domain protein, whose product MQDTQNDYQDIREAVRSLCSQFSAEYFRKIDEERGYPDDFVRALTEAGWLAALIPQEYGGSGLGLTEASIIMEEINRSGGNSGACHGQMYNMGTLLRHGSEAQNANICPESPVANCACSPWG is encoded by the coding sequence ATGCAGGATACCCAGAACGACTACCAGGACATCCGCGAAGCCGTCCGCAGCCTTTGCAGCCAGTTTTCGGCTGAGTATTTTCGCAAGATCGACGAAGAACGCGGCTATCCCGACGATTTTGTCCGCGCGTTGACTGAAGCTGGCTGGCTGGCGGCGCTTATCCCGCAGGAATACGGCGGTTCAGGCCTGGGTTTGACAGAAGCCTCCATCATCATGGAGGAAATCAATCGCAGCGGCGGCAACTCGGGCGCCTGCCATGGCCAGATGTACAACATGGGCACTCTGTTGCGTCACGGCTCCGAGGCCCAAAACGCGAATATCTGCCCCGAATCGCCAGTGGCGAACTGCGCCTGCAGTCCATGGGGGTGA